GAGTTTTTAAGAAGGAAACTCTTGCAAATGGACACCCTTGCAACGATAAGACCTTTGCTCCACATGAAGAAGTTTGATACCCTCTATTACTTTGTAGAGAAAGGAGAGAGCTTTGAAGAAGATGACTTTTATGTGAGTAGCAAACTAACCCTGTGTGGTAATAAGTGTTATGAGGACAACACGCATCAGTTTATTTTCTACACAGAAGGACTTACCTTCAAGTATCCTAACATATCCAGCCCACCCGGCGAGTTTTCTTACCTTGGCACGGATGCACTTCATCTTATCAGGATGCTTATAGACCTTAAAAAGCTTGGCTTTTGGCATCTGAAAGATACAGACATCCTTGGTATAGCTCACTCTGTAAAGTACGGCTTGACTCTTGAATTTGCACCGTTGGGTGGCATAAAGGGTATAGGACACATAAGAGCCAACCTACTTAAAAGAGTTTTGATGGAAGAAGGGGTCCATCCTCCAGCCTTAGGCTCAAAGGTAGAAGATTTCTTACAGACGCTTGAGCAAACAGAGTTGAAAGAGAGATTGGTAGAAAAGCTAATTACCGATAGGAAACTGGAAAAGGAGAGAGCAAAAAAAGAGGCGGAAACCGTTTTAAGGATTCTGAAAAATAACAAAGACGGCTTTTTAGTGGATGACAAAATCCTGCTTGCTTTTGGGCTTTTCAAGATGGGAGAAAGAGCTTATAGACTCAAAAAGAGCGAGTTGGTAAAAGAGCTGCTATGGAACTCGCCAAGCCCATCCTTGCAGTAATATACAGACAGGAGGATATCCTAAGGGAGTTTTTAAAAGAGCTTTGCCTTCAGGACATTTCTCCCATTTTTGGCTTTCCTTCTATACAGAGATACTACTCTAAGGAGATGGGTGATGGACTTTTGAAGGTGTTTATCTCTTTGCAAGGTCTTATGAGAAAGGAAGATTTAATCAGATTTAAGCTCTGGGCGATGCAAAAGGAAATGGATTTTTCTTGCTCTGGAAGAAGGAGCATAAACATAGACCCCGGATATGTGGATGAGCATCACCTTGTGCTATCATCCTCCAAAAAAAGAGGTGGAAGGTTTTATTTGGGAGAGGGAGTTTATGCGGAGATGGAGTATCTTTTTGTTTACGGAGGCTTCAGACCTTTATACTGGACTTACCCGGATTACAGGGACGAGAGAGTCAGGAGATTTTTTCAAGCGGTTAGAGAAAGATTTTTAGAGGAGTTAAAGACTGCAAAGCATGGGAGCAATTTCCAGCTTGTATCTTTCACCCAAAACATACTCTACAAAACTTTCCAAACTGGGAGAGTGGTCTGTAAAGAAGAGCCTAAGGCTTGAAGTTCCCTCGTTTTTAACAAAGCTGCTTATGTCTTCCACCAAAGCACTTGCAGAATCCACTATCTGCACATCCCCCATGTAATTTTTTATAGCCTCTGCCAAAAGTGGATAGTGTGTGCATCCAAGTATTAGCGTATCCATTTGGGTATTTTTAAAGTCCCTCAGGTAAAAATCTACTACTTTATCTACTATATCCCCATGAGTTAATCCCTCTTCCACCAGAGGGACAAACAGCGGACAGGCTTTTGCATAAACTACGCTTCCTGCCTCCATAAGACTTCTCTGATATACTCCGCTCTTTATGGTGCTTTTGGTGCCTATCACGCCTATAACCTTGTTTTTTGAAACTTCCAGAGCCTTTCTAACACCGGGTTTTATAACTCCAAAGACAGGTATGCCAAGCTCCTTTTTTAGAATGTCAAGTGCATAAGAGCTTGCGGTGTTGCAAGCTACCACCAGCAGATCTATATCAAACCTTATCAAAAATTCAGCACACTCCAAGCTATAGCGTATTATGGTATCCTTAGACTTTCCTCCGTAAGGCACTCTTGCTGTGTCCCCAAGGTAAACAAGGTCCAAACTGGGAAAGGCTTTTTTTATCTCTTTTAGAACAGTTAGCCCACCCACTCCAGAATCAAAAACACCAAGTTTCATTACAGAGCATTATACCATCATCTCCTCTATGAACTTTATATGATGCTTGCCTTCCGCAAACTCTCTTGTAGATATCACCCTCCTGTGAAAATCTATGTTGGTTTTTAGACCTTGCCCAGATATGACAAACTCCTCCAGCGCTCTCTTTGCCCTCCTTATGACTGACTTTCTGTCCTCTCCCCAGACTATGAGCTTGGCAATTAGAGAGTCGTAATAAGGTGGTACCGCGTATCCGCAGTAAATGTGCGTATCCACCCTGACACCAAAGCCACCGGGTAAGTATAGCTCCTCTATTTTGCCGGGTGTGGGCATAAAGTTGTTGGGGTCTTCCGCATTTATTCTGAACTCTATGGCAAATCCCCTTCTTTCTACACTTTTTATATTTAGCCTTTCCCCTCTGGCTATCTTTATCTGCCACTTTACTATGTCAATACCCGTTATCATTTCAGTAACAGGATGCTCCACCTGAATCCTTCCGTTCATCTCCATAAAGTAAAACTTCCCGTCTTGATCCATGAGAAATTCAACCGTCCCTGCACCCTCATAACCTATAGCTTTACAAAACTCAACGGCAGCTTCTTCTATCTGCTTCCTTTGCACCTCATCTATGGAGATGCTTGGCGCCTCCTCTATAAGCTTTTGGTTCCTTCTTTGGATAGAGCATTCTCTCTCTCCAAGAGATATTACATGACCGTATTTGTCTGCCAGCACCTGCACCTCAATATGCTTAGGATTTATAAGGTATTTTTCTATGTATACCCTCCCATCGCCAAAAGCCACCTTAGCCTCCTCTATAGCCAAGGGTAGCTTTTCTCTGAGTTCCTTTTCGTTCCTGACAACCCTTATGCCCCTTCCACCACCACCAGCAGATGCCTTTATAACCACAGGGTAGCCTATCCTATTGGCTGTATCTATAGCTTCCTTTATGTCCACACAGCCATCACTCCCCGGCACCAAAGGAATACCCACCTTTTTAGCCACCTCCTTGGACATTATCTTATCGCCTATAAGCTCCAACACATGCGAAGGCGGGCCTATGAAAATCTTATTACTGGCGCTTACTATCTCCGCAAAGCGTGGGTTTTCCGCAAGGAAGCCATATCCCGGATGCACAGCGTCAGCGTCTGAGACCTCTATAGCGGACATGATACGAGGAATATCTAAATAACTCTTGCTTGCCTCCGCAGGACCTATACACACACTTTTGTCCGCAAGTTTTACATGCATACAATCCCTATCCGCTTCCGAATAGATACTCACCGTCTTCAAACCCATCTCCTTACAAGTCCTTATCAC
The DNA window shown above is from Hydrogenobacter thermophilus TK-6 and carries:
- a CDS encoding DUF4416 family protein — translated: MELAKPILAVIYRQEDILREFLKELCLQDISPIFGFPSIQRYYSKEMGDGLLKVFISLQGLMRKEDLIRFKLWAMQKEMDFSCSGRRSINIDPGYVDEHHLVLSSSKKRGGRFYLGEGVYAEMEYLFVYGGFRPLYWTYPDYRDERVRRFFQAVRERFLEELKTAKHGSNFQLVSFTQNILYKTFQTGRVVCKEEPKA
- the murI gene encoding glutamate racemase, which encodes MKLGVFDSGVGGLTVLKEIKKAFPSLDLVYLGDTARVPYGGKSKDTIIRYSLECAEFLIRFDIDLLVVACNTASSYALDILKKELGIPVFGVIKPGVRKALEVSKNKVIGVIGTKSTIKSGVYQRSLMEAGSVVYAKACPLFVPLVEEGLTHGDIVDKVVDFYLRDFKNTQMDTLILGCTHYPLLAEAIKNYMGDVQIVDSASALVEDISSFVKNEGTSSLRLFFTDHSPSLESFVEYVLGERYKLEIAPMLCSL
- the accC gene encoding acetyl-CoA carboxylase biotin carboxylase subunit, whose translation is MIKKVLIANRGEIAVRVIRTCKEMGLKTVSIYSEADRDCMHVKLADKSVCIGPAEASKSYLDIPRIMSAIEVSDADAVHPGYGFLAENPRFAEIVSASNKIFIGPPSHVLELIGDKIMSKEVAKKVGIPLVPGSDGCVDIKEAIDTANRIGYPVVIKASAGGGGRGIRVVRNEKELREKLPLAIEEAKVAFGDGRVYIEKYLINPKHIEVQVLADKYGHVISLGERECSIQRRNQKLIEEAPSISIDEVQRKQIEEAAVEFCKAIGYEGAGTVEFLMDQDGKFYFMEMNGRIQVEHPVTEMITGIDIVKWQIKIARGERLNIKSVERRGFAIEFRINAEDPNNFMPTPGKIEELYLPGGFGVRVDTHIYCGYAVPPYYDSLIAKLIVWGEDRKSVIRRAKRALEEFVISGQGLKTNIDFHRRVISTREFAEGKHHIKFIEEMMV